From Nitratidesulfovibrio vulgaris str. Hildenborough, a single genomic window includes:
- a CDS encoding EVE domain-containing protein produces the protein MNYWLFKSETDCFSVDDLAASPDATSSWDGVRNYQARNFMRTMRKGDLGFFYHSGKNPEIAGIVEVVRESHPDHTAWDPENDHYDPASTPDAPRWDMVDVRLVQRFVTPLPRAALKGVAGLEGMELLKKGSRLSVQPVTPEEFAIVRHLAEQAQNTSEGA, from the coding sequence ATGAACTACTGGCTCTTCAAAAGTGAAACGGACTGCTTCTCCGTGGACGACCTTGCCGCCTCGCCCGACGCCACCTCGTCATGGGATGGCGTTCGCAACTATCAGGCCCGCAACTTCATGCGTACCATGCGCAAGGGCGACCTCGGTTTCTTCTATCACAGCGGAAAGAACCCCGAGATCGCAGGCATTGTCGAGGTCGTGCGCGAAAGCCACCCCGACCACACCGCGTGGGACCCGGAGAACGATCACTACGACCCCGCATCCACTCCCGATGCCCCTCGATGGGACATGGTCGACGTGCGACTGGTACAGCGCTTTGTCACGCCCCTGCCCCGTGCCGCGCTGAAGGGCGTCGCCGGTCTTGAAGGCATGGAACTGCTGAAGAAGGGAAGTCGACTTTCGGTGCAACCCGTCACGCCGGAGGAATTCGCCATCGTGCGGCACCTCGCCGAACAGGCACAGAACACCTCGGAGGGAGCATGA
- a CDS encoding VanZ family protein: MSVPSRQVRTTFLVLWLVSIGVVVAGSLLPVPDGPPVPHIDKVEHLIGYAWLALLPWAAFTRPVAASYASLAMVLLGGGIEVAQHFVPGRFASLADMAANALGVACGWFAGRRQARDGWAALRRRLVRICTSADDMSRR; encoded by the coding sequence ATGTCTGTGCCATCGCGGCAGGTGAGAACGACGTTTCTTGTTCTCTGGCTGGTCTCCATCGGAGTTGTCGTGGCGGGGTCGTTGCTGCCGGTGCCCGACGGCCCGCCGGTGCCGCACATCGACAAGGTTGAGCACCTGATAGGCTATGCATGGCTGGCGCTGTTGCCGTGGGCGGCGTTCACCCGCCCGGTTGCGGCTTCGTACGCCTCTCTCGCCATGGTCCTGCTGGGGGGCGGTATCGAGGTCGCGCAGCATTTCGTGCCCGGTCGCTTCGCCTCTCTGGCGGATATGGCGGCGAACGCCCTTGGCGTGGCTTGCGGCTGGTTTGCCGGAAGACGGCAGGCGCGGGATGGGTGGGCTGCCTTGCGTCGGAGACTCGTCCGAATCTGTACCAGTGCGGATGACATGTCACGGCGGTGA
- a CDS encoding SlyX family protein yields the protein MSRSVEERLARLEETLYFQDDTITQLNEVIADQQRQLDELEKRCAASEDKLRSLMLLLSDDGGEDNGPPPHYL from the coding sequence ATGAGCAGAAGCGTGGAGGAACGGCTGGCGCGACTTGAGGAGACGCTCTACTTCCAGGACGACACCATCACCCAGTTGAACGAGGTCATCGCCGACCAGCAACGTCAACTCGATGAACTGGAGAAGCGCTGTGCCGCAAGCGAAGACAAGTTGCGCAGCCTCATGCTGCTGCTTTCGGATGATGGCGGAGAGGACAACGGGCCTCCCCCGCACTACCTCTAG
- a CDS encoding DNA integrity scanning protein DisA nucleotide-binding domain protein, whose protein sequence is MSRIYRSLCLAHAMDALRQGLSHFSGTSRVALLMSLKRGDHLRVYDPQNLLRDHEPRLRETMLDHIDWMLTGPPMRGISPHEQHPLPDPQLTGLIAHACRTRHTWLQVWFTEEHPGMCSTGPTRCWLEYAANQLSLDLGTVGSLRAGVSAFLLQGYALHAVRDWIVDQRNRAMGPDTKLRVYPTLDAVLGISHTREEGAWPEGRLAFIEPAWCERLDYLARFPAHERPLLANLRHCRKMLQSVTGSDRILVSDGVSITGITREKLPPCTIVADYRGRHGFLWLDAELVCSFSDGSFHSSDRRPNLVHLEEFLFEARCTAEEQQKLRRVALRIVECAQDRKHGCALIIDLGTPPRTLAGQSLVTPVDLDTDEGLSLACALAKVDGALHIRRDGALHGFACLMDGLSVAGENRARGARFNSALRFTANKDDLMVIVVSADRPVSVIQRGVELTSACAWLPPSTFATPPLLEHWIQGP, encoded by the coding sequence ATGAGCAGGATATACCGCAGCCTATGCCTCGCCCATGCGATGGACGCCCTACGGCAGGGGCTTTCGCACTTTTCGGGTACCAGCCGCGTGGCACTGCTCATGTCCCTGAAACGGGGCGACCATCTTCGCGTCTACGACCCCCAGAACCTGCTGCGAGACCACGAACCGCGCCTGCGCGAGACCATGCTCGACCACATCGACTGGATGCTCACGGGGCCGCCCATGCGAGGTATCTCGCCCCACGAACAGCACCCCCTGCCCGACCCGCAACTGACGGGGCTCATCGCCCATGCCTGCCGTACCCGGCACACGTGGCTTCAGGTCTGGTTCACCGAAGAGCACCCCGGCATGTGCTCCACCGGCCCCACGCGCTGCTGGCTTGAATACGCCGCCAACCAGCTTTCCCTCGACCTCGGCACAGTGGGCAGCCTGCGTGCCGGAGTCTCGGCCTTTCTGCTGCAAGGCTATGCCCTTCACGCCGTACGCGACTGGATTGTCGACCAGCGCAACCGCGCCATGGGACCGGATACGAAGCTGCGTGTCTACCCCACGCTGGACGCGGTGCTGGGCATCTCCCATACCCGCGAGGAAGGCGCATGGCCCGAAGGACGACTCGCCTTCATCGAACCGGCATGGTGTGAGCGACTCGACTACCTCGCCCGGTTTCCGGCGCACGAACGGCCCCTTCTGGCGAACCTGCGCCACTGCCGCAAGATGCTGCAATCCGTCACGGGGTCGGACAGGATTCTCGTCTCTGACGGGGTCTCCATAACCGGCATCACGCGCGAGAAGCTGCCTCCCTGCACCATCGTCGCAGACTACAGGGGGCGGCACGGCTTCCTCTGGCTGGATGCCGAACTTGTATGCAGCTTCTCAGACGGTTCGTTCCACTCTTCCGACCGCCGCCCCAACCTCGTCCACCTCGAAGAATTCCTGTTCGAAGCCCGCTGCACGGCCGAAGAACAGCAGAAACTGCGCCGCGTGGCGTTGCGCATCGTCGAGTGCGCACAAGACCGCAAGCACGGCTGCGCACTCATCATCGACCTCGGAACACCGCCGCGCACTCTGGCGGGGCAGTCGCTGGTCACCCCCGTCGACCTCGATACCGACGAAGGACTGAGCCTTGCCTGTGCGCTGGCGAAGGTCGACGGTGCATTGCACATCAGGCGTGACGGTGCATTGCACGGCTTCGCATGTCTCATGGACGGACTCTCGGTCGCCGGAGAGAACAGGGCGCGCGGTGCACGCTTCAACAGCGCGTTGCGCTTCACCGCCAACAAGGACGACCTCATGGTCATCGTCGTCTCGGCGGACAGACCCGTCTCGGTGATACAGCGCGGCGTCGAACTCACGTCCGCATGCGCGTGGTTGCCACCTTCCACCTTCGCCACGCCACCGCTGCTGGAACACTGGATACAGGGCCCCTGA
- the dmpI gene encoding 4-oxalocrotonate tautomerase DmpI → MPIITVQANQLSLETRRELVHELTQSAARIMGLPPETIVVVLECRPAEDYAVGGVLLADRHREGS, encoded by the coding sequence ATGCCCATCATCACCGTTCAGGCGAACCAGCTTTCACTGGAGACCCGACGCGAACTCGTGCATGAGCTCACGCAGAGTGCGGCGCGCATCATGGGATTGCCTCCGGAGACCATCGTCGTGGTGCTCGAATGCCGTCCCGCAGAGGACTATGCCGTGGGCGGTGTCCTTCTGGCCGACAGGCATCGGGAAGGTTCATGA
- a CDS encoding YgiQ family radical SAM protein, protein MQSDTLRFRTPLAQPRFLPMSRAEMHAIGWDALDVLLISGDAYVDHPTFAAALLGRWLVAHGYRTGIVAQPRWNTPEDVLCMGRPRLFAGIAAGAIDSMLAHYTAFRKKRHDDAYTPGGKAGARPNRAVIVYTNLLRQAFAGLPVVIGGIEASLRRATHYDFWTDSLRRSILLDAKADLLVYGMGEYALREAAARYDAAMNEGGAATAAEALHGIGGTAWVGTESDMPEGASIMRLPSHEDISADVRLLMEATLQQERHVHRGDAWAIQPVGSRAVIMAPPAPPMSSEDLDRLYALPFTREAHPSYRETVPAADMIRTSITTHRGCGGGCSFCSLALHQGRRIASRSRDSVLAEARDLAAAARKGVSISDVGGPSANMWQARCTLNPAKCRRASCMFPSVCKGFAVDQRKAVRLLREVRDTPGVRNVRVASGVRFDLALREGEALRAYTMEFTGGQLKVAPEHICDEVLEYMRKPGLPVFEKFLEAFAAFSDEAGKEQYVVPYLLSAFPGCTDDHMRTLSRWLQARGWSPQQVQCFIPTPGTVATAMYAAGIDPEGNPIPVARTDAERLRQHGILMPDTGRPPSRDADNRRRGDARQSETGRGKAGTRDGRPHRSDRDTGNANRHDGGRSDRRGGRRDEDRPDRGRRNGARPDGGANRGRADAEERREGRKGGSKRPPRR, encoded by the coding sequence ATGCAGTCCGACACGCTCCGCTTTCGTACCCCCCTCGCCCAGCCCCGCTTCCTGCCCATGTCGCGTGCCGAGATGCACGCCATAGGGTGGGATGCGCTGGACGTGCTGCTCATCTCCGGCGACGCCTACGTCGACCACCCGACCTTCGCCGCCGCCCTTCTCGGACGCTGGCTGGTGGCCCACGGCTACCGCACGGGCATCGTGGCGCAGCCACGCTGGAACACGCCGGAAGATGTGCTGTGCATGGGCAGGCCCCGACTCTTCGCGGGGATTGCCGCCGGGGCCATCGATTCGATGCTGGCCCACTACACCGCCTTCCGCAAGAAACGCCACGACGACGCCTACACCCCCGGCGGCAAGGCCGGTGCACGTCCCAACAGGGCGGTCATCGTCTATACCAACCTCCTGCGGCAGGCCTTCGCCGGACTTCCGGTCGTCATCGGGGGTATCGAAGCCTCGCTCAGGCGCGCCACACATTACGATTTCTGGACGGACTCGCTACGGCGCTCCATCCTGCTTGACGCCAAGGCCGACCTGCTCGTCTACGGCATGGGCGAATACGCCCTGCGCGAGGCGGCGGCCCGGTACGACGCGGCCATGAACGAAGGTGGGGCCGCCACGGCGGCAGAGGCCCTGCATGGCATCGGCGGTACGGCATGGGTCGGCACGGAGTCAGACATGCCCGAGGGCGCATCAATCATGCGCCTGCCCTCGCACGAGGACATCTCCGCCGATGTACGCCTGCTCATGGAGGCGACCCTCCAGCAGGAACGTCATGTCCATCGCGGCGACGCATGGGCCATCCAGCCTGTGGGGAGTCGCGCCGTGATCATGGCCCCCCCCGCCCCGCCCATGTCCTCTGAAGACCTCGACAGGTTGTACGCGCTCCCCTTCACCCGCGAGGCACATCCCTCATACCGCGAGACCGTGCCCGCCGCGGACATGATACGCACGAGCATCACCACCCACAGGGGATGCGGCGGCGGATGTTCGTTCTGTTCGCTGGCCCTCCATCAGGGACGACGCATCGCCTCGCGCAGCCGTGACTCTGTCCTCGCGGAGGCACGCGACCTCGCTGCCGCTGCGCGAAAGGGCGTCTCCATCAGTGATGTGGGCGGCCCCAGCGCCAACATGTGGCAGGCCCGCTGCACGCTGAACCCCGCCAAATGCCGTCGTGCCAGTTGCATGTTCCCCTCCGTCTGCAAAGGTTTTGCGGTCGACCAGCGCAAGGCAGTGCGGCTGCTTCGGGAAGTGCGCGACACGCCGGGAGTGCGCAACGTACGCGTGGCCAGCGGCGTCCGTTTCGACCTCGCCTTGCGCGAAGGCGAGGCACTGCGCGCCTACACCATGGAATTCACCGGCGGTCAGCTCAAGGTCGCCCCGGAGCACATCTGCGACGAAGTGCTCGAATACATGCGCAAGCCGGGACTTCCGGTCTTCGAGAAGTTCCTTGAGGCCTTCGCGGCCTTCTCCGACGAGGCGGGCAAGGAACAGTATGTGGTACCGTACCTTCTGAGCGCCTTTCCGGGCTGCACCGACGACCACATGCGCACGCTTTCACGCTGGCTTCAGGCGCGGGGCTGGTCGCCGCAGCAGGTACAGTGCTTCATCCCCACACCGGGCACGGTGGCTACCGCCATGTACGCGGCAGGCATCGACCCGGAGGGCAACCCCATCCCCGTGGCCCGCACCGACGCAGAGCGCCTGCGCCAGCACGGCATCCTCATGCCCGACACAGGACGCCCCCCCTCACGTGACGCCGACAACCGCCGCCGGGGCGATGCCAGACAGAGTGAGACTGGACGCGGCAAGGCCGGAACGCGGGACGGACGGCCGCATCGTTCCGACCGTGACACCGGAAATGCCAACAGGCATGACGGTGGACGAAGTGACAGGAGGGGCGGCAGGCGCGATGAAGACAGGCCCGACCGTGGCAGGCGCAACGGGGCGAGGCCGGATGGCGGCGCGAACAGAGGCAGGGCCGACGCCGAAGAGCGCCGGGAGGGCAGGAAGGGGGGCAGCAAGAGGCCGCCCCGCCGCTGA
- a CDS encoding rhodanese-like domain-containing protein: MAAYRHRISDSPPEDGTGLPAHLAVARPEGHGQAKGILPAHRDMPEAGGVSVPVVEMDALALAAGMQQGVCVAVDLRPSSAWEGGHIPGAIPLRDAGLFRWLPDLFARYAMQRRLARLLRRHAGSMLVFCSEAAATCPDAGRGCLSTNSPPPGRGGPVEVGSTLATGAMGATGCPCLAHRWLGQALLLGARNVAMLCGGMAAWRAAGLPLLHGRAAGDMRGRCTGAG; encoded by the coding sequence GTGGCAGCATATCGTCATCGTATCTCCGATTCCCCGCCGGAAGACGGCACAGGGCTTCCAGCGCACCTTGCTGTCGCCCGTCCAGAAGGTCATGGGCAGGCGAAGGGCATCCTTCCTGCCCACAGGGACATGCCGGAAGCGGGGGGCGTCAGCGTGCCCGTCGTAGAGATGGATGCGTTGGCCCTTGCGGCGGGAATGCAACAGGGCGTGTGCGTAGCCGTGGACTTGCGCCCCTCTTCGGCGTGGGAAGGCGGGCACATCCCCGGTGCGATACCGTTGCGGGATGCCGGGCTGTTCCGCTGGTTGCCGGACTTGTTCGCACGGTATGCGATGCAGCGGCGTCTTGCCCGCCTGCTGCGGCGTCATGCCGGCAGTATGCTCGTGTTCTGCAGTGAGGCGGCTGCGACCTGCCCCGATGCGGGACGGGGCTGTCTTTCCACGAACAGTCCTCCCCCCGGCCGGGGCGGCCCTGTGGAGGTCGGCAGCACCCTCGCGACGGGCGCGATGGGCGCGACGGGCTGTCCCTGTCTGGCGCATAGATGGCTTGGGCAGGCGTTGCTGCTCGGGGCCCGCAATGTGGCGATGCTCTGCGGTGGCATGGCCGCATGGCGTGCAGCGGGGTTGCCGTTGTTGCATGGACGCGCCGCGGGGGACATGCGAGGGCGGTGCACCGGGGCAGGGTGA
- a CDS encoding ATP-binding protein: MKDEAAGSAEVQALRERIARLEDENRLLRLCARFEGPAPGEALGSLLPEIIAPASDAPLVYAYVSDMQTHELLFVNRSLTMAVGAWQGRKCYELLQGRDTPCPFCTSGRLQRNPERPVVWEWRNPRLGRWFRCIDRCIHWPDGRPVRYELAVDITDMREAQEDLLRFRAALDASAEAIFLVDLEEGRFLDVNSGACTMLGYDRDTLLGLGLCGIRRSMAADGCRQILDSIAAGAVLENVETVYLHRDGTFVPVEVGARLVDRVGGPRLAIMVARDVSEKRKARRAMEVRYLYEHVLSSCARELLSRSCSESTLVGVLGALRQGAGACRAYIFENYEDAEGRLCCSQRYESSAPGVRPELDNPALQNIIYASEAPNWLHELRKGRAVVGPVADQPLPERDVLQAQGIRSLLVLPIFARGVWCGFVGFDDTRTERTWQGGDILFLQTASEILGAALERHRAEAELAASHQRAEEASRAKSVFLANMSHEIRTPLNAIIGLTELTLQEPISQGVGENLRGVLHSAEALLAVVNDLLDLSRVESGRLHLESVEFSPSRLARGVVRLMTHVADRKGLDFELYIARDVPPTVTGDPARLRQVLLNLVGNALKFTDEGGVSLTVTPCICSTDTGGGILKGGNGGVRGLRFTVTDTGIGIPPDRQACIFESFVQADESTARRFGGTGLGLAISRRLVEMMGGRLELRSEPGKGSEFWCDVPFASEGAARDGICEVACVATPDAPSGTGRRPEGRGAGDRRLEAAPLRILVVESDPLCRRAMVKSLGRRGHAVTALSALSEAAEVLVAERHDAVVVEATPGAWAFCESLRQGGYGANRAALPLVFICDGDTFLPESVEPLAAPHALLSRPVKGRALCEAVEHLAGADAGQPASERVALPEDVPLLQPGALLLTAPDAQMRFVRQVPSLRESLWSAMDRGSRVELASLAHLLRHEAEGIGALRLQVLAERLEDRVRIGATEDARPVFMLLADALNQLEHDLRKLVPALSED, encoded by the coding sequence GTGAAGGATGAAGCCGCAGGTTCCGCAGAGGTACAGGCCCTGCGCGAACGCATAGCACGCCTTGAGGATGAGAACCGGTTGCTGCGCCTGTGCGCGCGTTTCGAGGGCCCTGCACCCGGTGAGGCCCTTGGCAGCCTGCTACCCGAAATCATCGCACCCGCTTCCGACGCCCCTCTCGTCTACGCCTATGTGAGCGATATGCAGACGCATGAACTGCTCTTCGTCAACCGCTCGCTGACGATGGCCGTGGGCGCATGGCAGGGCAGAAAATGCTATGAACTGCTGCAGGGGCGGGACACGCCATGTCCGTTCTGCACGTCGGGCAGACTGCAACGCAATCCCGAACGCCCGGTCGTATGGGAGTGGCGCAACCCGCGGCTTGGACGGTGGTTCCGCTGCATCGACCGCTGCATCCACTGGCCCGATGGCAGGCCCGTGCGCTACGAACTCGCCGTCGACATCACGGACATGCGTGAGGCGCAGGAGGACCTTCTGCGCTTTCGTGCCGCACTGGACGCCTCGGCCGAGGCCATTTTTCTCGTCGACCTCGAAGAAGGCCGTTTCCTTGATGTGAACAGTGGTGCCTGCACCATGCTGGGCTACGACCGTGACACACTGCTCGGCCTTGGCCTGTGCGGCATACGTCGCAGCATGGCAGCGGACGGCTGCCGCCAGATTCTGGACAGCATCGCCGCCGGGGCCGTTCTCGAGAACGTCGAGACGGTCTACCTGCACCGGGATGGGACCTTCGTGCCCGTGGAAGTGGGCGCGCGCCTTGTCGACCGCGTGGGCGGGCCGCGCCTCGCCATCATGGTGGCACGTGACGTGTCGGAGAAGCGCAAGGCTCGCAGGGCCATGGAGGTGCGTTACCTCTATGAGCACGTGCTGTCGTCCTGTGCACGCGAGTTGCTCTCCCGGTCATGTTCCGAGTCGACCCTCGTGGGGGTGTTGGGCGCATTGCGTCAGGGAGCGGGGGCTTGCAGGGCCTATATCTTCGAGAACTATGAGGATGCCGAAGGCCGGCTGTGCTGCTCGCAGCGCTATGAGAGTAGCGCGCCGGGTGTGCGCCCCGAACTGGACAACCCGGCGCTGCAGAACATCATCTATGCGTCGGAGGCTCCCAACTGGCTGCATGAACTCCGCAAGGGGCGCGCCGTGGTGGGCCCTGTCGCAGACCAGCCGCTGCCGGAGCGTGACGTGCTTCAGGCGCAGGGCATACGTTCGCTGCTTGTCCTCCCCATCTTTGCCCGTGGGGTATGGTGCGGCTTCGTCGGCTTCGACGACACCCGCACGGAGAGGACATGGCAGGGGGGCGACATCCTCTTTCTCCAGACCGCCAGCGAGATTCTCGGCGCCGCGCTCGAACGCCACAGGGCAGAGGCCGAACTCGCCGCGTCGCACCAGCGGGCCGAAGAGGCGAGTCGGGCCAAGAGCGTGTTTCTCGCCAACATGAGCCATGAGATACGCACGCCGCTCAATGCCATCATCGGTCTCACCGAACTGACCCTTCAGGAACCCATATCCCAAGGCGTGGGCGAGAACCTGCGGGGCGTGCTGCATAGTGCCGAGGCGCTGCTGGCTGTGGTCAACGACCTGCTCGACCTGTCGCGGGTCGAGTCCGGAAGGTTGCACCTCGAGAGCGTGGAGTTCTCTCCCTCGCGGCTTGCGCGGGGGGTTGTGCGGCTCATGACCCATGTCGCCGACCGCAAGGGGCTCGACTTCGAACTCTACATCGCCCGCGATGTGCCCCCCACGGTGACCGGCGACCCGGCAAGGCTTCGTCAGGTGCTGCTCAACCTTGTGGGCAACGCGCTGAAGTTCACCGACGAAGGGGGCGTGAGCCTCACGGTCACCCCTTGCATCTGTTCCACCGACACAGGGGGGGGTATCCTCAAGGGGGGCAATGGCGGTGTGCGCGGATTGCGGTTCACGGTGACGGACACGGGCATCGGCATCCCGCCGGACAGGCAGGCGTGCATCTTCGAATCGTTCGTGCAGGCCGATGAAAGCACGGCGCGTCGCTTCGGAGGAACAGGGCTGGGGCTCGCCATCTCTCGCAGGCTGGTGGAGATGATGGGCGGCAGGCTTGAACTGCGAAGCGAACCGGGCAAGGGCAGCGAATTCTGGTGTGATGTGCCTTTCGCTTCAGAGGGTGCGGCGCGGGATGGCATCTGCGAGGTCGCTTGCGTTGCCACTCCTGATGCCCCTTCTGGTACCGGAAGACGCCCGGAAGGGCGCGGGGCGGGTGACAGACGGCTAGAGGCGGCACCCTTGCGGATTCTCGTCGTCGAGTCGGACCCCCTGTGCCGCAGGGCCATGGTCAAGAGCCTCGGCAGACGCGGGCATGCAGTGACGGCCCTGTCGGCATTGTCAGAGGCCGCTGAAGTGCTGGTGGCAGAACGCCATGATGCTGTCGTGGTCGAGGCGACTCCCGGTGCGTGGGCTTTTTGCGAGTCCCTCCGTCAGGGGGGATATGGCGCGAACAGGGCGGCCTTGCCCCTGGTGTTCATCTGCGATGGCGATACGTTCCTGCCCGAATCGGTGGAACCTCTGGCCGCTCCCCATGCGTTGCTGTCACGGCCTGTCAAGGGGCGAGCCCTGTGTGAAGCCGTCGAGCATCTTGCAGGTGCCGATGCCGGGCAGCCTGCATCCGAGCGTGTGGCATTGCCGGAAGACGTCCCCCTGTTGCAGCCGGGGGCATTGCTGCTGACCGCCCCCGATGCCCAGATGCGGTTCGTGCGGCAGGTTCCCAGTCTGCGTGAGAGCCTGTGGTCGGCCATGGACAGGGGAAGCCGCGTCGAACTTGCCTCGCTGGCGCATCTTCTGCGTCATGAGGCCGAGGGAATCGGCGCCTTGCGCCTGCAGGTGCTGGCTGAACGGCTCGAGGACAGGGTTCGCATCGGGGCGACCGAAGACGCGCGCCCGGTCTTCATGCTTCTCGCCGATGCCCTCAACCAGCTTGAGCACGACCTGCGCAAACTCGTCCCCGCACTATCCGAGGACTGA